In a single window of the Zea mays cultivar B73 chromosome 5, Zm-B73-REFERENCE-NAM-5.0, whole genome shotgun sequence genome:
- the LOC542701 gene encoding cysteine proteinase 1 precursor: MAHRVLLLLSLASAAAVAAAVDAEDPLIRQVVPGGDDNDLELNAESHFLSFVQRFGKSYKDADEHAYRLSVFKANLRRARRHQLLDPSAEHGVTKFSDLTPAEFRRTYLGLRKSRRALLRELGESAHEAPVLPTDGLPDDFDWRDHGAVGPVKNQGSCGSCWSFSASGALEGAHYLATGKLEVLSEQQFVDCDHECDSSEPDSCDSGCNGGLMTTAFSYLQKAGGLESEKDYPYTGSDGKCKFDKSKIVASVQNFSVVSVDEAQISANLIKHGPLAIGINAAYMQTYIGGVSCPYICGRHLDHGVLLVGYGASGFAPIRLKDKPYWIIKNSWGENWGENGYYKICRGSNVRNKCGVDSMVSTVSAVHASKE; encoded by the exons ATGGCTCATCGCGTtctcctcctcctctctctcgcGTCGGCCGCCGCGGTTGCCGCCGCCGTCGACGCGGAGGACCCGCTGATCCGGCAGGTGGTTCCCGGTGGAGATGACAACGATCTGGAGCTGAACGCGGAGTCCCACTTCCTGAGCTTCGTGCAGCGGTTCGGCAAGTCCTACAAGGACGCCGACGAGCACGCGTACCGGCTGTCCGTTTTCAAGGCCAACCTGCGCCGCGCGCGCCGGCACCAGCTGCTGGACCCGTCGGCGGAGCACGGCGTCACTAAGTTCTCCGACCTCACGCCGGCAGAGTTCCGCCGGACctacctcggcctccgcaagtccCGGCGCGCTCTCCTCAGAGAACTCGGGGAGTCGGCGCACGAGGCGCCCGTGCTCCCCACCGATGGTCTCCCCGACGATTTCGACTGGAGGGACCACGGCGCCGTCGGCCCCGTCAAGAACCAG GGTTCGTGCGGGTCGTGCTGGTCGTTCAGCGCGTCTGGAGCGCTGGAGGGTGCGCACTACCTCGCAACTGGCAAGCTGGAGGTGCTTTCGGAGCAGCAGTTCGTCGACTGTGACCACGAG TGTGATTCATCGGAGCCTGATTCATGTGATTCGGGTTGCAATGGTGGGCTAATGACGACGGCATTCAGTTATCTCCAGAAGGCCGGTGGCCTTGAGAGTGAGAAGGATTACCCTTACACTGGGAGTGATGGCAAATGCAAGTTTGACAAGTCCAAGATTGTTGCTTCAGTTCAGAACTTCAGTGTTGTGTCTGTGGACGAGGCTCAAATTTCTGCTAACCTCATCAAACATGGGCCATTGGCAA TCGGCATCAATGCTGCCTACATGCAGACATACATCGGAGGCGTGTCATGCCCATACATCTGTGGCAGGCACCTTGACCATGGTGTTCTCCTTGTTGGATATGGTGCTTCTGGTTTCGCCCCCATTCGCCTGAAGGACAAGCCTTACTGGATCATCAAGAACTCGTGGGGCGAGAACTGGGGGGAGAACGGATACTACAAGATATGCAGGGGTTCCAACGTTCGCAACAAGTGCGGCGTCGATTCCATGGTCTCTACCGTGTCCGCAGTCCACGCCTCGAAGGAGTAG